ACCCTAGGCCTGAGAGCTGAATTGCCAATGTATCTCAATGACCTGACTGCAAATCCTTCCATCAATGAGATCACCCTTCTTGACAGTGATTACAATCCGAAAAATTATGATTCTGGCAGCTGGCCAAAATCTAGAGTAATGCTTTCTCCAAGATTTGGATTCAACTATGATGTAATGGGAGACAGAAGCTTGATCCTTAGAGGTGGTACGGGAGTGTTCTCTGGTCGAGTACCTTTTGTGTGGTTGACCAATATGCCTACCAATGCTGGTGTGCTTCAGAATAACGTAGAGCCTCAAAGTTATGAGCAAGTGGAAGGATGGATAGGAAACGTGACTTTCCAGCCTGAGCAATATTATTACCTGAATAACCCTCCCGCAGGAGCTGAAGATGTATTCATCAAGAGCCCGGAAGAAGGTGCCCCAAGTTCATTTGCTTTGGTAGATGATGAATTCAAAATGCCGATGGTTTGGAGATCCTCTTTGGGTGCAGACTATCAAATTGGAGACTCTCCGTTTATGTTGACGGCGGATCTACTTTATACCAGAGATATCAATGGTGTGTTCCAGTTTGGAGCAAACAGGGACATCTCTCCTGACCGCATGAACTCTAATGGTGATGACAGAGAAGTAGTACTTCCTGGAAACAGCGTTGCCTACAATCCTGTGATGGGTGCAAATAACGCCACCATTCTGACCAACACCAATGTGAAAGGCCATGCTTTCAGTTCTACTTTGGGAGTTAGTGTTTTAGAAACTGCTGGTCTATCTGGTAGCATTTTCTACACCTACTCTGCAGCGAAAGAAGTAAGCTCAAACTCTGGATCCAATGCTTCTTCAGCTTGGGGTGCTTCTCCAAATATTAATAGCCCGAATGATCAGAGATTACATATATCTGACTTTGCACTGCCTCATAGATTGGTGGCAAATATGTCTTATAGAGTAGAGTATGGAAATCACTTTGCTACTACCCTTGGCGTATATTACACTGGCGGATCTCAAGGTAGATTCTCCTATTCCTATGGAAATGATCTAAATGGAGACGGTGTCAATGCAGACCTGATCTACTTACCGGCAAACTCTGCAGAGATCAACTTTGTGGATATCGAGGATGATGGCGTGGTTCAATTCACTGCTGAGCAGCAAAGAACTGCTTTTGATCAGTACGTTGCCAATAATGATCTAGAGCAATACAGAGGAGATTACATCCCAAGAAATGGACTGGTAATGCCTTGGTTAAGTAGATTCGACATCAGAGTGCTACAGGACGTATTCACTAACATAGGTGAGCGTAGAAATACCCTACAGTTGAGCTTGGACATTGTCAACTTTGGCAACTTGCTAAACAAAGACTGGGGTATCCAGCAGACTTTGAATGGAGCGCAAAACCTTTTGGAGCGTGCAAGTGCTGTGAGTGCAGATCCTAATTTCCAGATGACCACCGTTTCTGGACAGTTGCCAACTTCACCATTTAGAAATGTAACCAGCTACTCTACCACCTGGAGCATGCAGTTTGGATTAAGATATATTTTCTAATAGATCAATCTGATAATTTACTAAAGCGCCTCATTACCGGGGCGCTTTTTTTGTTTTATTCTAGGCTTATGTGCATTTTTAACGATATAAAATTTTATGATTATGAAGAAAAGCTTACTGTTTTGTATCCTTGTTTTAGCTAGTGTTTCTCAGACTTTCGCTCAGGTGGACTCCCTTTTGTTGAGTAATGGTAATTTGATCGTAGGGGAAATCAAATCTATGGATCAAGGAGTGTTGACTATGGAAACGGACTATAGTGACTCTGATTTTAAAATCACCTGGGGTGAAATCCGTGCTATCGCCTCTCAAACCAACTTCCTGATTACACTTAGTTCAGGGAGGAGATTCAACGGGAAGCTGAACTCCGTGGATTCTGCAAATATTCGGATTGACTATTATGACCCGGTCAGGGTCTTGAAACTGAAAAAGGAAGAAATAGCAGAGAAAGAGACAGACCTAACCGAGATCGTACCAATCGCCACGGTGGTTTATCTGAATGCCGTGGATGAAGGATTTTGGAGTAGATTATCCGCTAATTTTGATATAGGCTGGAGCTTGACCAAAGCTAACAACTTGCAGCAATTCAACATCCGAAGTGGACTGGGCTATCTGGCAGACCGCTGGAAAGCATCCGCAAACCTGAATTCCATACGCTCTACCCAGGACGAGGTGGACGATATCAAGCGTACGGATGGTAATGCGAGTTTCAATTACTTCCTGCCAAAAGATTGGTTTTTGCTCTATAATCTCACTTACCTCTCCAATACAGAACAGCTGATCAGAAGCCGGGTAGGTAATCAGATAGGTTTGGGTAAGTATGTCATTCATACCAATAAAACGTACTTCGGTTTTCAGACCGGTATCAACTTAAACACGGAATCTTACTTTGATGATACGCCTTCACGTAATTCCGGTGAAGCATTGATAGGGACCCAGTTAAACCTGTATGACATTGGTGACCTTAACCTATTGACCACATTGACGGCTTACCCTTCCTTGACAGAAAGCGGACGATTCAGGACGGATTTTAGCTTGGATGTGAAGTATGATTTCCTCGATGATTTCTACATCAAAGTGGGAACTACGATGAACTATGACAATCAGCCGATTGAAGGAGCAACCAAGCTGGATTACGTTTTCCAGACTACTGTAGGCTGGGAGTTATAACTTCAATTTAATCTAAAAATTAAAAAGCCTCGGGATCTAGTTGAGACCGGGGCTTTGGTGTTTCTTAGGTATCCTACATTTCCTCCATTGATAGGGAAGATTTGCCATCAGTATGTTTTCTTTATTTTTTCTTGGCAGACTAAGTTAATTTTGATTTGGAGAACAAATAAACTGGACAAACGGTTGAGTGATAATGTTGTATTATAAAAAGTATGAACTGGGCCAAGAGAAAGACTGGGTGGTGTTTGTGCATGGTGCAGGAGGCTCATCTGCCGTTTGGTTTAAGCAGCTGAGAGACTTCAAAGAGCAGTATAATCTTTTACTGATAGACCTGAGAGGACATGGCAAATCATCAGATTTTCCAATCAGTATGACTAACAAGGACTATACTTTTGAGGCTGTCACCAGAGATATTATTGAGGTGTTGGATTATGAAAGCATAGGGTCAGCCCACTTTGCCGGTGTTTCCTTAGGTACCATTATAGTTCGGCAGCTGGCCGAGCTGCAGCCGGATAGAGTTCGGTCTCTGATCATGGCCGGTGCGGTGACCAGATTGACTACTCAGTCCAGGGTTTTGGTGTTTCTAGGCAATACCTTTAAGCGAGTGATACCATACATGTGGCTTTACAGCTTGTTTGCCTTTGTCATTATGCCGAGAAAGCATCATTCCGAATCCAGAAATTTGTTTATCCGGGAAGCCAAAAAGCTTTGCCAAAAGGAATTTATACGCTGGTTTAAACTAACCAAGGATATTAATCCCCTACTCAGATACTTTAAGGAATCCGACTTGGGAATACCTACCTTGTATGTGATGGGAGATCAGGATGTGATGTTTTTGGAGCCGGTAAAAAGAATCATAGAAGTACATAAAAACTCAGTATTAACAATATTAAAGAAATGTGGACATGTGGTGAATGTGGAGCAGCCTCTGGAGTTTAACCGACATTCACTAGCCTTTCTACAAAGCCAATCCCTATAGCTCTTACTTTTCTATATGAACAAGCAAACCAAGACCATATTGATTATCGCGGTGATTCTGGTAGCAGCATTTGCCTTTATTTACCCAAGATTGGATACCAGAAAATCCAATGAGTCTGGCGTAGTGGCCAATGGAGCTGGTCCAGGTACTCCTGCCGCCATTCCTGTCAAAGTGGTGAAGCTACAGCGCGAAACCTTGAGAAACCAGCTCTCCATTAC
This genomic window from Algoriphagus sp. TR-M9 contains:
- a CDS encoding DUF481 domain-containing protein; translation: MKKSLLFCILVLASVSQTFAQVDSLLLSNGNLIVGEIKSMDQGVLTMETDYSDSDFKITWGEIRAIASQTNFLITLSSGRRFNGKLNSVDSANIRIDYYDPVRVLKLKKEEIAEKETDLTEIVPIATVVYLNAVDEGFWSRLSANFDIGWSLTKANNLQQFNIRSGLGYLADRWKASANLNSIRSTQDEVDDIKRTDGNASFNYFLPKDWFLLYNLTYLSNTEQLIRSRVGNQIGLGKYVIHTNKTYFGFQTGINLNTESYFDDTPSRNSGEALIGTQLNLYDIGDLNLLTTLTAYPSLTESGRFRTDFSLDVKYDFLDDFYIKVGTTMNYDNQPIEGATKLDYVFQTTVGWEL
- a CDS encoding alpha/beta fold hydrolase; protein product: MLYYKKYELGQEKDWVVFVHGAGGSSAVWFKQLRDFKEQYNLLLIDLRGHGKSSDFPISMTNKDYTFEAVTRDIIEVLDYESIGSAHFAGVSLGTIIVRQLAELQPDRVRSLIMAGAVTRLTTQSRVLVFLGNTFKRVIPYMWLYSLFAFVIMPRKHHSESRNLFIREAKKLCQKEFIRWFKLTKDINPLLRYFKESDLGIPTLYVMGDQDVMFLEPVKRIIEVHKNSVLTILKKCGHVVNVEQPLEFNRHSLAFLQSQSL